The Candidatus Mancarchaeum acidiphilum sequence CAGCGATGTCTATCGACTGGTAAAGGAGGTCATCAAATGATATGTAGTCCGTGTAGTTTATCTTGCTGTATAAGTATGTCTGCGAGTTCTTGTTCGTGACACGCTCAAACTGCATGTATATGAAATCCCCCCTGCTGCCCATTCTAAGGAGTGTATCCAAGTTGGGGAAAAGAGGTTCTGCCTCGGATTTCCCTGAGACCTCTTCAACCGATGGGCTCCATGGAAGCGTTAGTATGTCCTTCATCATCCCGTACTCCCTTATCGGAATGGGGCTTCCGATTATACCGTGCTCCGCGGGCGTCTTGCCTGAGTCTATGCTCGTGAACACTGTAGGGGTGAAAGAAGGGAATACGGTGCTTATCTTGCCCATCTGCATTTCGGAGGGCAGTCTCTTTAGCTGCCTGCTGTTCGATATCGCGGATTTCAGCAGGTCATATCCAAACCCGTCGATGAAGAGAAGGAACCTCCGCTTTCTCTTCCCTCCTATCATCTTTCCATGGCCATCGGCCACTTCCTTCGCAAGCTCCATGCTGCTGTTTTTATAATCTGGAAAAATAAACCCGTTATCAATTAGATCGGACTTTATGCTGTGCATGATACCGGTATATTGTCATCATAAAAATATAAAAATCTTGGGAATTTACCGAAGGTGTTCATTCGAGCAAAACCTCTTTATTCCAATCTGGAGATTCGTAAATGATGCACAGGCAGCTTTCTTAGGGCGTGTAGAATTTTGCATCAATGCTTTTCCGCAAAGCCCTATCCATCCGGATGTGCCCTCATGCTTTCAATAGGGGTATCTCCATCTCCTCCTTTGAAAGCCCTCCATGATGGCCTGACAACTCTGAAGTCCACTCCTTTCCTCCAGGGTACCTGTAATGGAAGAGCTTGTTATGCTTTGATATCGCTATATGGGTTGCGAAGCGGTATCTCAGCGAGTCGCTCACCTTCGTGCTTCCAAACAGGCCGGATTTTATCGCTTCGCTGGAATCGTAAAGGACGAAGCTCTTGCTGAAATTCCTGCTGAACTCCTTTTCGAACTTCTCGCTCAACCCTTCGACGGTATCGAAGAACATTACTCTGTCGGTTCCCCATGGAGGGCTCCTGAGATACTTCAATACCTCGCTCTTTGCATTAAGATCTATTATGTCATCGTTCTTTGATGAAACCTGCCCGTGGTCTGATGACATGAGCAGCTCCCATCCGTTGTCCTTGAGCTTTGGGAGCAGCTTCTCCATCAGCCTCTCCAGCATCATTGTGGTTATCCCAAGCCCAAGCCGTGAGCTCTTTGCATACTGGTGCTGCGCATGGTCTATTTCAGGGATGTAGGCGTATATAGTGTTGTACTGGTCCGATTCCGCAAGATCCATTGACTGGAAAAGGAAATCGTCAAATGAGATGTAGCCTGTATAATTGATATTGTTGTACACATAGGTCTGGGCATTCTTCCTTGCAACCTGCTCGGACTGAAGGTAGAGGAAATCCTTTTTCCTGCCTGCCTTCAGCAAATTATCGGAGATCGGGAATGGTGATATTGTTTCGGATTTCCCTGAGACTTCGTCAACCGATGGGCTCCAAGGGATCGAAAACATGTCCTTCATCATCCCATATTCTCTTATCGGGATAGGGCTTCCTATTATACCGTGCTCCGCGGGCGTCTTGCCTGAGTCTATGCTCGTGAACACTGTAGGGGTGAAAGAAGGGAATACTGTGCTTATCTTATCGACTTGCATTTTTGATGAAATCCCTTTCAGCTGCCTGCTGTTCGATATCGCTGACTTCAGTAAGTCATACCCCAAGCCGTCGATGAATAACAGGAATCTTCTTTTCCTCTTCCCTCCTATAAGCTTTCCGTGGCCATCTGCCACTTCCTTCGCAAGCTCCATGTTGCTGCTTCCATAATCAGGGAACGCAAACCCTTTTTCAATCAGATCGGACTTTATGCTGTGCATGATACCGGTATATTGTCATCATAAAAATATAAAAATCTTGATAACGCTTATTACATATCTTCGTTTGCAATCGCTTTTGTGGTTTTATGGATTCGAAAAAAAGGGCAGAGGGCTCGGGCAAAATGGGCTTTATGGCCGCATCTATAATAATATTATTGGGAAGCGTCATAGGCTACTATATACTTTACGCTCCGGCAATAGCCTTTGGTCTTATTTACCTTGGGATTGCGATAGGGATAATCTTATTCCTGATATCATTGGGCATGCTCAAGAGCGTGAGGACGCTGAACACATTCGCCTACATATTCTTTGCGGTATGCTGCATCTTCCTCCCTTTCATAGGAGGTGTAATAGGATACGCATTTATGAGAAAGAATAAGATAGCGAGATAAGAAAAATAAAAATCAGGGAGCTTCATTTCGGAGGGGCGACATAGAAATCGATCGGCCTTCCCAATGCCCCTTCCGCCGCCTCCTCGAGCCCTTCGCTCATCGTTGGATGCGGGTGTATCGTATCCGCTATGTCCTCAAGCATGGCGCTCATTTCTATTGCCAATGTCGCTTCGCCTATCACCACATCCGCGTTCTGCCCTACGATTCCTACACCTTTTACCACACCGTTCTCGTCGTATGCGATCTTTGTAAACCCTTCGGTGGCGTCATC is a genomic window containing:
- a CDS encoding alkaline phosphatase family protein; the encoded protein is MHSIKSDLIDNGFIFPDYKNSSMELAKEVADGHGKMIGGKRKRRFLLFIDGFGYDLLKSAISNSRQLKRLPSEMQMGKISTVFPSFTPTVFTSIDSGKTPAEHGIIGSPIPIREYGMMKDILTLPWSPSVEEVSGKSEAEPLFPNLDTLLRMGSRGDFIYMQFERVTNKNSQTYLYSKINYTDYISFDDLLYQSIDIAESDQYNLAYTYIPDIDHAQHEYTKDSRRVLSITTFIMEMIMEKLLPKLKDNGWELLISSDHGQVSSRHEDINRFDAKTNILKYLRSPPWGTDRSIFFDAAEGMGEKFEKGFEKEFGKNFILYDSSEAIKSGLFGSTKVSDSLRYRFGTHMAIPKGKNIFYYKYPGGREYPGGKEWVSGSSGHHGGLSKEEMEIPLLKA
- a CDS encoding alkaline phosphatase family protein; protein product: MHSIKSDLIEKGFAFPDYGSSNMELAKEVADGHGKLIGGKRKRRFLLFIDGLGYDLLKSAISNSRQLKGISSKMQVDKISTVFPSFTPTVFTSIDSGKTPAEHGIIGSPIPIREYGMMKDMFSIPWSPSVDEVSGKSETISPFPISDNLLKAGRKKDFLYLQSEQVARKNAQTYVYNNINYTGYISFDDFLFQSMDLAESDQYNTIYAYIPEIDHAQHQYAKSSRLGLGITTMMLERLMEKLLPKLKDNGWELLMSSDHGQVSSKNDDIIDLNAKSEVLKYLRSPPWGTDRVMFFDTVEGLSEKFEKEFSRNFSKSFVLYDSSEAIKSGLFGSTKVSDSLRYRFATHIAISKHNKLFHYRYPGGKEWTSELSGHHGGLSKEEMEIPLLKA